Proteins co-encoded in one Pyxidicoccus xibeiensis genomic window:
- a CDS encoding BlaI/MecI/CopY family transcriptional regulator — MTETKLPRPTDGELAILRVLWERGDSTVREVHEALTRNEPAGTGYTTVLKLMQIMTDKGLVERDESQRAHVYRARATEQRTQRQLVTDLVERAFGGSPAKLAMQALSATKTSPGELAELRRLLDTLEGAEE; from the coding sequence ATGACTGAGACGAAGCTGCCGCGCCCGACGGATGGGGAGCTGGCCATCCTGCGGGTGCTGTGGGAGCGCGGAGACAGCACGGTGCGCGAGGTGCACGAGGCGCTCACCCGGAACGAGCCGGCGGGCACCGGGTACACCACGGTGCTGAAGCTGATGCAGATCATGACGGACAAGGGGCTCGTGGAGCGCGACGAGTCCCAGCGGGCCCACGTGTACCGGGCGCGTGCGACAGAGCAGCGGACGCAGCGTCAACTGGTGACGGACCTGGTGGAGCGCGCGTTCGGCGGCTCCCCGGCGAAGCTGGCCATGCAGGCGCTGTCGGCGACGAAGACGAGCCCCGGGGAGCTGGCGGAGCTGCGCCGGCTGCTCGACACGCTGGAAGGAGCGGAAGAATGA
- a CDS encoding vWA domain-containing protein, with the protein MNRTLLLVSAAGLLAMAALIVGKPTPPPATDTSHTVARPDDAPATVTLPLVASTPSDGALGLTGKLSGAYVQTGPSEVFAWMELKARPAESGRRVPVNLALVIDRSGSMSGQKLADAKRAAGELVQRLTSEDRLAFIDYGTDVRALPSRLVTEAVRAELLTTISELQDNGSTNISGGLTEAARTLRPHLREYRVSRAILLSDGQPTTGMVQEPELYRLVRSMRDEGITVSALGVGEDFQETLMRGMAEQGGGFSGFIDDSARLAEVFSRELDQATSTVARRVELELRLPADVRHVEVLGVPSTREGQVVKVPLYDLAGEQSVRVVAKLTLATGASSGVLPLLDATVRYVDVGRDAPAQTALRLAAEVTTDAERVRANLDKDVRVHATRALGTQQMVAAAEAMKTGNRQAARGLLDNARKIFGSSASALSGELADLDQTEAAYGSASDEEEVRRESRKLYKKTMTNFGQNNAY; encoded by the coding sequence ATGAACCGCACCCTCCTGCTGGTGTCCGCCGCCGGCCTGCTCGCCATGGCGGCGCTCATCGTGGGCAAGCCCACGCCCCCGCCCGCCACCGACACCAGCCACACCGTGGCCCGGCCGGACGACGCGCCCGCCACGGTGACGCTGCCGCTCGTCGCCTCCACGCCTTCGGACGGAGCGCTCGGCCTGACGGGCAAGCTGTCGGGCGCGTACGTGCAGACGGGCCCCAGCGAGGTGTTCGCGTGGATGGAGCTGAAGGCCCGCCCGGCGGAGTCCGGCCGCCGCGTCCCCGTCAACCTGGCGCTGGTGATTGACCGCTCCGGCTCCATGAGCGGGCAGAAGCTGGCCGACGCGAAGCGCGCCGCCGGGGAGCTGGTGCAGCGCCTCACGTCCGAGGACCGGCTCGCCTTCATCGACTACGGCACCGACGTGAGGGCCCTGCCCAGCCGCCTGGTGACGGAGGCGGTGCGCGCCGAGCTGCTGACGACCATCTCCGAGCTGCAGGACAACGGCTCCACCAACATCAGCGGCGGCCTCACCGAGGCGGCCCGCACCCTGCGGCCCCACCTGCGCGAGTACCGCGTCAGCCGCGCCATCCTCCTGAGCGACGGCCAGCCCACCACGGGAATGGTCCAGGAGCCGGAGCTGTACCGACTGGTGCGCTCCATGCGCGACGAGGGAATCACGGTGAGCGCGCTGGGCGTGGGCGAGGACTTCCAGGAGACGCTGATGCGCGGCATGGCCGAGCAGGGCGGCGGCTTCTCCGGCTTCATCGACGACTCGGCGCGGCTGGCGGAGGTGTTCTCCCGCGAGCTGGACCAGGCCACCAGCACCGTGGCCCGGCGCGTGGAGCTGGAGCTGCGGCTGCCGGCCGACGTGCGCCACGTGGAGGTGCTGGGCGTGCCCTCCACCCGCGAGGGGCAGGTGGTGAAGGTGCCGCTGTACGACCTGGCGGGGGAGCAGTCCGTGCGCGTGGTGGCCAAGCTGACGCTGGCGACGGGTGCGTCCAGCGGGGTGCTGCCGCTGCTGGACGCCACCGTGCGCTACGTGGACGTGGGCCGGGACGCGCCCGCCCAGACGGCGCTGCGCCTCGCCGCCGAGGTGACGACCGACGCCGAGCGCGTGCGGGCGAACCTGGACAAGGACGTGCGCGTCCATGCGACACGGGCGTTGGGCACCCAGCAGATGGTCGCCGCCGCGGAGGCGATGAAGACGGGCAACCGGCAGGCGGCCCGTGGGCTGCTGGACAACGCGCGGAAGATTTTCGGCAGCTCCGCCTCCGCGCTGTCGGGTGAGCTTGCGGACCTGGACCAGACGGAGGCAGCCTATGGGAGCGCGTCCGACGAGGAAGAAGTCCGTCGTGAGTCCAGGAAGCTCTACAAGAAGACGATGACGAACTTCGGCCAGAACAACGCGTACTAG
- a CDS encoding PAS domain S-box protein, whose product MQTPHSRPDWTSSESRYRLIIDKLKEVVFQTDTQGTWTFLNPAWTELTGFTVEECLGRPFMDFIHPDDRLPQETLLGTLVRQTSEDVRTEVRYHTRTGGFRWVEVFARLMVDEAGHVLGTAGTLNDVTERKAADTALARRERYLTALVEMQQRLLATPDGGDLYGPALAPLGQSSGASRVYVFEMHPGPAGELLCSQRAEWCAPGVKAEIDNPDLQNLPMEPMLPRWLEVLSRGEVISGLVADFPEGERALLDPQGILSLLALPMRVQGVLVGFIGFDNTAEARAWDRLEVDLLSAAAGAISVTLERRESERALRERERRFRQLAENASDVLYLYRREAPRGFTYVSRVAHAKLGYDAEAHYAQPDLWYQRVHPEDRALLEQLLETPTPTQGAPVMLRFLHPDGRTLWLEHVVAPVADASGRVVAVEGLARDITERREAEEALRLSEASFRALLEGVPDAAAIERDGRIVYANAALVSTLGFENAEQLVGRGFTEFARDMRGPGGTRAGALTGERRLVRRDGRTRVAEVVSLPLRFDGQPAVVSIARDVTEQRQLQARLTLADRLASVGTLAAGIAHEINNPLAFVLSNLGFLAEEFRHSLPPGDGAAALQARLKGEPDLGEWKEVLHEACEGAERVRQIVRQLKTFSRPDEERVQPLDMHSVLESVSMMAANEIRHRAQLRREYGDIPPVMANEGKLSQVFLNLVVNAAQAIPEGAAHRHEIRLATRRDGAGRVVVEVQDTGVGIPRDVMDRIFDPFFTTKPVGVGTGLGLSICHSIISGLGGDITVESEPGKGTTFRVMLPTTEPEPRAAPAPAEARAAKGSRKGRVLVVDDEPAVGRVLQRILREHQVEVANSGRQALELLGRGPEPDAVLCDVMMPDLTGRDVYEAVRREHSGLEGRFVFVSGGAFTTGAREFLGSIPNLLLEKPFDESRVRHVVEELVRKRQPVSEA is encoded by the coding sequence ATGCAGACGCCGCACTCCAGGCCTGACTGGACCTCCAGTGAGAGTCGCTACCGGCTCATCATCGACAAGCTCAAGGAGGTGGTGTTCCAGACGGACACGCAGGGCACGTGGACGTTCCTCAACCCCGCGTGGACGGAGCTGACGGGCTTCACGGTGGAGGAGTGCCTGGGCCGGCCCTTCATGGACTTCATCCACCCGGACGACCGGCTGCCCCAGGAGACGCTGCTGGGCACGCTGGTGAGGCAGACGTCGGAGGACGTGCGCACGGAGGTGCGCTACCACACGCGCACGGGGGGCTTTCGCTGGGTGGAGGTCTTCGCCCGGCTGATGGTGGACGAGGCCGGCCACGTCCTCGGCACGGCGGGGACGCTCAACGACGTCACCGAGCGCAAGGCCGCGGACACCGCGCTGGCGCGGCGCGAGCGCTACCTCACCGCGCTGGTGGAGATGCAGCAGCGGCTGCTGGCCACGCCGGACGGTGGAGACCTGTACGGTCCGGCGCTGGCCCCGCTGGGCCAGTCGTCGGGCGCCAGCCGCGTGTACGTGTTCGAGATGCATCCGGGGCCGGCAGGCGAGCTGCTGTGCAGCCAGCGCGCGGAGTGGTGCGCGCCGGGGGTGAAGGCCGAAATCGACAACCCCGACCTGCAGAACCTGCCGATGGAGCCGATGCTGCCGCGCTGGCTGGAAGTGCTGTCGCGCGGGGAGGTCATCTCCGGGCTGGTGGCGGACTTCCCGGAGGGGGAGCGCGCGCTGCTGGACCCGCAGGGCATCCTGTCCCTGCTGGCGCTGCCCATGCGCGTGCAGGGCGTGCTGGTGGGGTTCATCGGGTTCGACAACACCGCGGAGGCGCGGGCGTGGGACCGGCTGGAGGTGGACCTGCTGTCCGCGGCGGCGGGCGCCATCTCCGTGACGCTGGAGCGGCGCGAGTCGGAGCGCGCGCTGCGCGAGCGCGAGCGGCGCTTCCGGCAGCTGGCGGAGAACGCGTCGGACGTGCTGTACCTCTACCGGCGCGAGGCCCCGCGGGGCTTCACCTACGTGAGCCGGGTGGCCCACGCCAAGCTGGGGTACGACGCGGAGGCGCACTACGCCCAGCCGGACCTCTGGTACCAGCGCGTGCACCCGGAGGACCGGGCGCTGCTGGAGCAGCTGCTGGAGACGCCGACGCCCACCCAGGGCGCCCCGGTGATGCTGCGCTTCCTCCACCCGGACGGACGCACGCTGTGGCTGGAGCACGTGGTGGCGCCGGTGGCGGATGCCTCTGGCCGCGTGGTGGCGGTGGAGGGGCTGGCGCGCGACATCACCGAGCGCCGCGAGGCGGAAGAGGCCCTCCGGCTGTCCGAGGCCAGCTTCCGCGCGCTGCTGGAGGGCGTGCCGGACGCGGCGGCCATCGAGCGCGACGGCCGCATCGTCTACGCCAACGCGGCGCTCGTCTCCACGCTGGGCTTCGAGAACGCGGAGCAGCTGGTGGGGCGCGGCTTCACGGAGTTCGCCCGGGACATGCGCGGCCCGGGTGGCACGCGCGCGGGGGCGCTCACCGGGGAGCGTCGGCTGGTGCGGCGCGACGGGCGCACGCGGGTGGCGGAGGTGGTGTCGCTGCCCCTGCGCTTCGACGGGCAGCCCGCCGTCGTGTCCATCGCCCGCGACGTGACGGAGCAGCGCCAGCTGCAGGCGCGGCTGACGCTGGCGGACCGGCTGGCCTCGGTGGGCACGCTGGCGGCGGGCATCGCCCACGAAATCAACAACCCGCTGGCCTTCGTGCTCTCCAACCTGGGCTTCCTCGCCGAGGAGTTCCGCCACAGCCTGCCCCCGGGCGACGGCGCGGCGGCGCTCCAGGCGCGGCTGAAGGGCGAGCCGGACCTGGGCGAGTGGAAGGAGGTGCTGCACGAGGCCTGCGAGGGCGCCGAGCGCGTGCGGCAGATTGTCCGCCAGCTGAAGACGTTCTCCCGGCCGGACGAGGAGCGGGTGCAGCCGCTGGACATGCACTCGGTGCTGGAGTCGGTGTCGATGATGGCGGCGAACGAAATCCGCCACCGCGCGCAGCTGCGGCGCGAGTACGGCGACATCCCGCCCGTCATGGCCAACGAGGGGAAGCTCTCCCAGGTGTTCCTCAACCTGGTGGTGAACGCGGCGCAGGCGATTCCCGAGGGCGCCGCGCACCGGCACGAAATCCGGCTGGCCACGCGGCGCGACGGCGCCGGGCGCGTGGTGGTGGAGGTGCAGGACACCGGCGTGGGCATCCCCCGCGACGTCATGGACCGCATCTTCGACCCGTTCTTCACCACCAAGCCGGTGGGCGTGGGCACGGGGCTGGGCCTGTCCATCTGCCACAGCATCATCAGCGGGCTGGGCGGCGACATCACCGTGGAGAGCGAGCCCGGCAAGGGCACCACCTTCCGGGTGATGCTGCCCACCACGGAGCCGGAGCCGCGCGCGGCCCCCGCGCCCGCCGAGGCCCGCGCCGCGAAGGGCTCGCGCAAGGGCCGGGTGCTGGTGGTGGACGACGAGCCGGCGGTGGGGCGCGTGCTGCAGCGCATCCTCCGCGAGCACCAGGTGGAGGTGGCCAACAGCGGGCGCCAGGCCCTGGAGCTGCTGGGGCGCGGCCCGGAGCCGGACGCCGTGCTGTGCGACGTCATGATGCCGGACCTGACGGGTCGGGATGTGTACGAGGCGGTGCGACGCGAGCACTCGGGGCTGGAGGGGCGCTTCGTCTTCGTGTCCGGCGGCGCCTTCACCACCGGGGCCCGCGAGTTCCTGGGCAGCATCCCCAACCTCCTCCTGGAGAAGCCCTTCGACGAGAGCCGGGTGCGGCACGTGGTGGAGGAGCTGGTGCGCAAGCGGCAGCCGGTTTCCGAAGCCTGA
- a CDS encoding sterol desaturase family protein, with product MAVSAPTSFWKNRKHNLDRMTLGDLVYSFFTYYAVVVYIALGLLCLVLAVKWYDNPVRMGLAVLVTTLAYPAGWFVAHRYVLHARFLYKSPLTSAMWKRVHFDHHQDPNDLRVLFGALGNVLPLLAIVLIPLGWLIGGRAGAVSAFGWAMVMQCFYEFCHCIQHLNYMPKNGFLKEIKRLHLSHHYHNEQGNYGITNYLWDRLCGTYYAKASDVPKSPTVFNLGYTAEEAQRYPWVDRLSGGTRGDDHPRRFWEGQNPESVQAVVEEPTPATGTDR from the coding sequence GTGGCAGTCAGCGCACCCACTTCGTTCTGGAAGAACCGGAAGCACAACCTCGACCGGATGACGCTGGGCGATCTGGTCTACTCGTTCTTCACCTACTACGCCGTCGTGGTCTACATCGCCCTGGGCCTCCTGTGCCTGGTGCTGGCCGTGAAGTGGTACGACAACCCGGTGCGCATGGGGCTGGCCGTGCTCGTCACGACGTTGGCGTACCCGGCGGGTTGGTTCGTGGCGCATCGCTACGTGCTGCACGCGCGCTTCCTCTACAAGTCGCCCCTCACCTCGGCGATGTGGAAGCGCGTCCACTTCGACCACCACCAGGACCCCAATGACTTGCGCGTCCTCTTCGGCGCGCTGGGCAACGTGCTGCCCCTGCTGGCCATCGTGTTGATTCCCCTGGGCTGGCTCATCGGCGGCCGGGCCGGCGCTGTCTCGGCCTTCGGCTGGGCCATGGTGATGCAGTGCTTCTACGAGTTCTGCCACTGCATCCAGCACCTGAACTACATGCCGAAGAACGGGTTCCTGAAGGAAATCAAGCGGCTGCACCTGTCTCACCACTACCACAACGAGCAGGGCAACTACGGCATCACCAACTACCTGTGGGACCGGCTCTGCGGCACCTACTACGCCAAGGCCAGTGACGTGCCCAAGAGCCCCACCGTCTTCAACCTGGGCTACACGGCCGAGGAGGCCCAGCGCTACCCGTGGGTGGACCGCCTCTCCGGTGGCACCCGCGGCGACGACCACCCCCGCCGCTTCTGGGAGGGCCAGAATCCCGAGTCCGTCCAGGCGGTGGTGGAAGAGCCCACCCCGGCCACCGGCACGGACCGCTGA
- a CDS encoding 4-hydroxy-3-methylbut-2-enyl diphosphate reductase: MRRPSSLLPLMAVLLAAVSAHAAAEVRGTWTAGPQRDSKEFHLQLRQGPNNNMGFSEPVSAFQGLSTADGTASFTLPREAGTLSFEGRFQGGEGAGHYRFTPSEAYAKAMAGLGYPKLTAEDQFKLAATDVTTTRIKDLAAAGYKNLSMDELMQVGIFDVTPVYAKELAGAGYPGLKLEQLVAGRIHGVTAKRVGELASAGFTKLSWDDQLAMNIHGVTPEFVREVRALGFKDLDGDDIVAFRIHGVTPAFVKELRDAGFKDADADGFIGFRIHGVTPAFVKEMRDLGFPEITDDELVAFRIHGVTTDFVKRMRAAGYTRITPDELVSLRIHGVDEDFMRAMSRGGDAGAPAKKQ; this comes from the coding sequence ATGCGTCGCCCGTCGTCTCTCCTGCCTCTCATGGCCGTGCTGCTCGCGGCCGTCTCCGCCCACGCCGCCGCCGAGGTGCGCGGCACCTGGACCGCCGGCCCCCAGCGCGACAGCAAGGAGTTCCACCTCCAGCTCCGCCAGGGTCCGAACAACAACATGGGCTTCAGCGAGCCCGTGTCCGCCTTCCAGGGCCTGTCCACCGCGGACGGCACCGCCTCCTTCACCCTGCCCCGCGAGGCCGGCACCCTCAGCTTCGAGGGCCGCTTCCAGGGCGGTGAGGGCGCGGGCCACTACCGCTTCACCCCCAGCGAGGCGTACGCCAAGGCGATGGCCGGGCTCGGCTACCCGAAGCTCACGGCGGAGGACCAGTTCAAGCTCGCGGCCACGGACGTCACCACCACGCGCATCAAGGACCTGGCGGCGGCCGGCTACAAGAACCTGTCCATGGACGAGCTGATGCAGGTGGGCATCTTCGACGTGACGCCCGTGTACGCGAAGGAGCTGGCCGGCGCCGGCTACCCGGGGCTGAAGCTGGAGCAGCTGGTGGCGGGCCGCATCCACGGCGTCACCGCGAAGCGGGTGGGCGAGCTGGCGAGCGCCGGCTTCACGAAGCTCTCCTGGGACGACCAGCTGGCCATGAACATCCACGGCGTCACGCCGGAGTTCGTCCGCGAGGTGCGCGCCCTGGGCTTCAAGGACCTGGACGGAGACGACATCGTCGCCTTCCGCATCCACGGCGTCACCCCGGCCTTCGTGAAGGAGCTGCGAGACGCGGGCTTCAAGGATGCGGACGCGGACGGCTTCATCGGCTTCCGCATCCACGGCGTCACCCCGGCCTTCGTGAAGGAGATGCGCGACCTGGGCTTCCCCGAGATTACCGACGACGAGCTCGTGGCCTTCCGCATCCACGGCGTGACGACGGACTTCGTGAAGCGCATGCGGGCGGCGGGCTACACGCGCATCACCCCGGACGAGCTGGTGTCGCTGCGCATCCACGGCGTGGACGAGGACTTCATGCGCGCCATGTCGCGCGGCGGTGACGCTGGCGCGCCCGCGAAGAAGCAGTAG
- a CDS encoding M56 family metallopeptidase — MSNLLMESLGWALLHSLWQVTLVAVLLAVALAVVGRRAAHARYALACGALVLALVLPVVAGWRHYSAAQAPVSMSVEDVEVEGAPGLTVAVAAPWVTGREVPARTYNDAGSRAVTPAGEPLLERVRSAVAEHLAWLVLAWVAGVAVCSGRLAAEWVKLRQLSREALPAPVEWQARLDALAQKLGLGRAVRLLQSSSVDVPAAVGWLAPVVLLPVSALSGLSTRQLEMVLAHELAHIRRHDFAVNLAQVLVETLLFFHPAVRWVSHVIRVEREHCCDDIAVGASGGAVSYARALTALEALRVLPETPSTAMSALGGSLPERVRRLVSAPATRCSSRWVAGASVLTLVSSLAVAAPLTSLVLSRTAEKSSAEGADAPDSVAASEPSLEDAVSAPASTAAPAPARMPSLPTAPALAAAPAPARVPSLPDAVSTPAPASPRDAASVPPPPDAVSAPAAPPAPPAPARAGVASAAMKQPLPSPTVIAPVPGALGARPTPTPAPTPTPSTGNRDDDDADERTRVGTGQPLSVDQLVALKVAGVTPARVQELESMGYAPTVANLVQMGHAGVTPEYTRDMNARFGRKLDADDLVQLKHLGVTPAYIESLKAAGFATNDPDDLVQARAVGVDDAYIRGLKAAGYSGMPLEDLAHLRAVGVSPEYIQALGQRGLSKVKPDDLVQLRAVGVTPEWLDQMRSAGVQTKDADELTQLRALGVDPAFLRELRDAGLKDLSVDELVRLRSGGVDADFIRKLRDSRSK, encoded by the coding sequence ATGAGCAACCTCCTGATGGAATCCCTGGGTTGGGCCCTGCTGCACTCGCTCTGGCAGGTCACCCTGGTGGCCGTGCTGCTGGCGGTGGCGCTCGCCGTGGTGGGCCGCCGGGCCGCGCATGCCCGCTATGCGCTGGCGTGCGGCGCGCTGGTGCTGGCGCTGGTGCTGCCGGTGGTGGCCGGGTGGCGGCACTACTCAGCGGCACAGGCGCCCGTGTCCATGTCCGTGGAGGACGTGGAGGTGGAGGGGGCGCCCGGGCTGACGGTGGCCGTGGCGGCGCCCTGGGTGACGGGGAGGGAGGTGCCTGCGCGTACATATAATGATGCGGGCTCGCGCGCGGTGACGCCCGCGGGGGAGCCGCTGCTGGAGCGGGTGCGCTCGGCGGTGGCGGAGCATCTGGCGTGGCTGGTGCTGGCGTGGGTGGCGGGCGTGGCGGTGTGCTCGGGGCGGCTGGCGGCGGAGTGGGTGAAGCTGCGCCAGCTCTCGCGCGAGGCGCTGCCGGCGCCGGTGGAGTGGCAGGCGCGGCTGGACGCGCTGGCGCAGAAGCTGGGGCTGGGGCGCGCGGTGCGGCTGCTCCAGTCGTCGTCGGTGGACGTGCCGGCGGCGGTGGGCTGGCTGGCGCCGGTGGTACTGCTGCCGGTGTCCGCGCTCTCCGGGCTGTCGACGCGCCAGCTGGAGATGGTGCTGGCGCACGAGCTGGCGCACATCCGGCGCCATGACTTCGCGGTGAACCTGGCGCAGGTGCTGGTGGAGACGCTGCTCTTCTTCCACCCGGCGGTGCGCTGGGTGTCCCACGTCATCCGCGTGGAGCGCGAGCACTGCTGTGACGACATCGCCGTGGGCGCGAGCGGAGGGGCCGTCTCCTACGCCCGTGCGCTCACCGCGCTGGAGGCGCTGCGCGTGCTGCCCGAGACGCCGAGCACCGCGATGTCCGCGCTGGGAGGCTCGCTGCCGGAGCGCGTGCGCCGGCTCGTCTCCGCGCCGGCGACGCGCTGCTCCTCGCGCTGGGTGGCGGGAGCGTCGGTGCTCACCCTGGTCAGCAGCCTCGCGGTGGCCGCGCCCCTCACGTCGCTCGTGCTGAGCCGCACGGCGGAGAAGAGCTCGGCTGAGGGCGCTGACGCGCCGGACTCCGTCGCCGCTTCGGAGCCCTCTCTGGAGGATGCCGTCTCCGCGCCCGCATCGACCGCTGCTCCTGCTCCTGCACGCATGCCCTCTCTGCCGACCGCGCCCGCGTTGGCCGCCGCTCCTGCTCCTGCCCGCGTGCCCTCTCTGCCGGATGCGGTCTCCACGCCTGCTCCGGCGTCCCCGCGCGATGCCGCCTCCGTGCCGCCCCCGCCTGACGCGGTCTCCGCGCCCGCGGCCCCGCCCGCCCCACCGGCTCCGGCCCGGGCTGGCGTCGCGAGCGCGGCCATGAAGCAGCCCCTGCCCTCTCCCACCGTCATCGCGCCGGTGCCCGGAGCCCTGGGCGCGCGGCCCACGCCAACGCCCGCTCCGACGCCCACGCCGAGCACGGGGAACAGGGACGATGACGACGCGGACGAGCGCACGCGCGTGGGCACGGGGCAGCCGCTCTCCGTGGACCAGCTCGTCGCGCTGAAGGTGGCGGGCGTCACCCCGGCCCGCGTCCAGGAGCTGGAGTCCATGGGCTACGCTCCCACCGTGGCGAACCTCGTGCAGATGGGCCACGCCGGCGTCACCCCGGAGTACACCCGGGACATGAACGCGCGGTTCGGCCGCAAGCTGGACGCGGACGACCTCGTCCAGCTGAAGCACCTGGGCGTCACCCCCGCGTACATCGAGTCGCTCAAGGCCGCCGGCTTCGCCACCAACGACCCGGACGACCTGGTGCAGGCCCGCGCGGTGGGCGTGGACGACGCGTACATCCGCGGCCTGAAGGCAGCCGGCTACTCGGGCATGCCGCTGGAAGACCTGGCCCACCTTCGCGCGGTGGGCGTGAGCCCCGAGTACATCCAGGCGCTCGGCCAGCGCGGGCTGTCGAAGGTGAAGCCCGACGACCTGGTGCAGCTGCGCGCGGTGGGCGTCACGCCGGAGTGGCTGGACCAGATGCGCAGCGCGGGCGTGCAGACGAAGGACGCGGACGAGCTGACGCAGCTGCGCGCCCTGGGCGTCGACCCCGCCTTCCTCCGCGAGCTGCGAGACGCGGGCCTGAAGGACCTCTCCGTCGACGAGCTCGTCCGCCTGCGCAGCGGCGGCGTGGACGCCGACTTCATCCGGAAGCTGCGGGACTCGCGCTCGAAGTAG